From Theileria annulata chromosome 1, complete sequence, *** SEQUENCING IN PROGRESS ***, one genomic window encodes:
- a CDS encoding uncharacterized protein (Tap152h01.q1c.cand.2 - score = 25.87;~Signal peptide predicted for TA02785 by SignalP 2.0 HMM (Signal peptide probability 0.897, signal anchor probability 0.000) with cleavage site probability 0.658 between residues 15 and 16): MKIILILLIINFVINFEICPEGWNLSYITDICIAPLSYHGPCSTHIITINNTFDKIFLQNFCHINWNKKIICEKDMNKCPKNWIKINNLCYPTSTYKGNCNYGIVLENMESTQKLFWSIKCNTQFNCKMCKKNYEITCPNDWKLIDKNCIASNNYTGPCHTIANLSFFNKSMKEQFEIICNVEFPCKN; the protein is encoded by the exons atgaaaataatattaatattattaataataaattttgtaataaattt tgAAATATGTCCAGAag GTTGGAATTTAAGTTATATTACAGATATATGTATTGCTCCATTATCATATCATGGACCTTGTTCTAcacatattattactataaataatacatttgataaaatttttttacaaaatttttgtCATATAAATTG gaataaaaaaataatatgtgAAAAAGATATGAATAAATGTCCAAAAAATTggattaaaattaataatttatgttatcCAACATCAACATATAAAG gtAATTGTAATTATGGAATTGTATTGGAGAATATGGAATCAAcacaaaaattattttggTCAATTAAATGTAATACACAATTCAATTGTAAA atgtgtaaaaaaaattatgaaattacATGTCcaaat gattggaaattaa ttgataaaaattgtatagcatcaaataattatactgGACCATGTCATACTATTGctaatttatctttttttaataaatctatGAAA gaacaatttgaaataatttgtaatgTTGAATTTCCatgtaaaaattaa
- a CDS encoding cytochrome C oxidase subunit II (COX2) (SMART pfam:COX2 (PF00116) at aa 2-156, E()=5.60e-51), with product MFYKLINNILGNVYTESLMDELEKSKLHYPIPEKYLKNPELIPKYYSFQSNLITDEDLKPGMLRQLEVDKRLTLPTRTHIRFLVTATDVLHSWSIPSLGIKIDAVPGRLTRINTFILREGVFYGQCSEMCGTLHGFMPIVIEAVSPEKYAQHAKKYYQE from the exons atgttttataaattaattaataatattttggGTAATGTATATACAGAAAGTTTAATGGATGAATTGGAGAAATCAAAATTACATTATCCGATACcagaaaaatatttaaagaatCCGGAACTTATACCgaaatattattcatttcaATCGAATTTAATAACAGATGAAGATTTGAAACCTGGAATGTTAAGACAATTAGAAGTTGATAAACGTCTAACATTACCTACAAGAACACATATACGTTTTCTAGTAACTGCTACTGATGTTTTACATTCTTGGTCAATACCTTCTTTAG GTATTAAAATAGATGCTGTACCAGGACGTTTAACACGtattaatacatttatattaagaGAAGGTGTATTTTATGGACAATGTAGTGAAATGTGTGGTACACTTCATGGATTTATGCCTATAGTTATTGAAGCTGTTTCACCTGAAAAATATGCACAACATgctaaaaaatattatcaagaataa
- a CDS encoding 50 ribosomal protein L17, putative (SMART pfam:Ribosomal_L17 (PF01196) at aa 32-129, E()=1.90e-08): MGYNSTCKFINLGLRTRIFRKFRGQPNKSYDWIRNNVDKLIRNGRIELTLPRAKELQQYIEEIIFHAKQDKMESDILVESIIRTSECRSLLYEKYVPLYKDRNYFFTRIINQFKFRLRDSAPLAYLELINRSVTVLAPTAPNTTIPRRGSLIIPILVI, from the exons ATGGGTTATAATAGTacttgtaaatttataaatttgggTTTAAGGACAAGAATTTTTCGTAAATTTAGAGGACAACCAAATAAATCTTATGATTGGATTAG aaATAATGTGGATAAACTTATAAGAAATGGTAGAATTGAATTAACATTACCAAGAGCTAAAGAATTACAACAATATAttgaagaaattattttccatGCTAAACAAG ATAAGATGGAATCGGATATATTAGTTGAGAGTATAATAAGAACATCAGAATGCAGAAGTTTATTATATGAGAAATATGTTCCACTTTATAAAGATcgaaattatttttttactcgtattattaatcaatttaaattcagATTACGTGATTCTGCACCATTAGCTTATTTAGAACTTATTAATAGgtccgttacggtgcttgctccaacagCTCCCAATACCACCATACCCCGAAGGGGCTCCCTAATTATACCAATACtagttatttag
- a CDS encoding uncharacterized protein (Tap152h01.q1c.C.cand.40 - score = 21.32;~SMART 1 transmembrane domain at aa 519-538;~1 probable transmembrane helix predicted for TA02805 by TMHMM2.0 at aa 519-538), whose protein sequence is MCIDFKLKQKEYSIIAPSRSVQGQDFNVICQSAKCGYKSNTIYNVVNPECGNYYTCQECPSSFGTDICYLGITNSDWINVTEGHMTLSKHDRVHDQQPKQNKTNTKDTYDYDEDEDSFLQLSTNWEDYGISLVDKIIISQTFKYVDHHDDKWLLENKRQCQIDTEGNLELSIRLMFQYYKSPLIMDYDDQSNLSTLQLNSSVTVLGQADSNNTNTSTNSKDSKDSKDTKETPLGAEAEDSGTVGPSTVTDDPVTENLILLQLGKNEEYYDDEEVGNEDNFFSHMTKKGLKYSLNTGKAVKHKLSDTFKFLYQKAQVIMAKPEVHIHFVVDDIRLKSCRQPLSWNGDMTSGAMIFVGNQNFKIHHTVLNSDFLKKAIRVNTNVKGVYELSFNSCVQIHCTKRQNFNQQSFNISHLSNFLTHNNPVNGMNQVTSMNRVNPVNGMNPVTGMNPFNSVNGMNSVSTINNVNLHIPKPIQPITNIPSFNSNHNTNLNTNNSNHNGTTIGSISNENPVTMDKKKLWLYGSIGVVIILIIISIPLMTKIF, encoded by the exons atgtgtatagattttaaattgaAACAAAAAGAATATTCGATAATAGCACCGAGTAGATCAGTACAAGGACAAGATTTTAATGTGATATGTCAATCAGCTAAATGTGGTTACAAATCAAATACGATTTACAATGTTGTAAATCCGGAGTGTggtaattattatacttgTCAAGAATGTCCTTCATCATTTGGTACTGATATTTGTTATCTTGGAATTACAAATTCTGATTGGATTAATGTTACTGAAGGTCATATGACACTTTCAAAACATGATCGTGTTCATGATCAACAACcaaaacaaaataaaaccAATACTAAAGATACTTATGATtatgatgaagatgaagattcTTTTCTACAATTATCCACAA attgGGAAGATTATGGTATAAGTTTAGtggataaaataataatatcgCAGACATTTAAATATGTTGATCATCATGATGATAAATGGTTATTAGAGAATAAACGGCAATGTCAAATTGATACTGAAGGTAATTTAGAACTTTCTATACGTTTAATgtttcaatattataaaagTCCACTTATTATGGATTATGATGATCaatctaatttatcaacattACAACTTAattcttccgttacggtgcttggtcaagcagatagtaataataccaatactagtactaatagtaaGGATAGTAAGGATAGTAAGGATACTAAGGAAACCCCTTTAGGGGCTGAGGCTGAGGATTCTGGTACcgttggaccaagcaccgttacggaTGACCCCGTAACTGAGAAtcttatattattacaattaggtaaaaatgaagaatattatgatgatgaagaagttggtaatgaagataatttCTTTTCACATATGACGAAAAAGggtttaaaatattcattgAATACTGGAAAGGCAGTTAAACATAAGTTATCAGATACATTTAAGTTTTTATATCAGAAAGCACAGGTAATTATGGCGAAACCTGAAGTTCATATCCATTTTGTAGTGGATGATATTAGATTAAAAAGCTGTAGACAACCACTTTCTTGGAATGGTGATATGACTTCTGGTGCTATGATATTTGTTGGGAATcagaattttaaaatacatCATACAGTTTTAAATTCAGATTTCCTTAAAAAAGCTATCCGTGTCAATACTAATGTTAAAGGTGTTTATGAACTTTCATTCAATTCTTGTGTACAAATTCATTGTACTAAACGACAAAATTTCAATCAACAATCATTCAATATTTCACATCTTTCCAATTTTCTAACACATAATAATCCTGTAAATGGAATGAATCAGGTTACTAGTATGAATAGGGTCAATCCAGTTAATGGAATGAATCCGGTTACTGGTATGAATCCTTTCAACTCAGTTAATGGAATGAATTCAGTTAgtacaataaataatgtgaATTTACATATACCAAAACCTATACAACCAATAACTAATATACCTTCATTCAATAGTAATCACAATACTAATCTTAACactaataatagtaatcATAATGGTACTACAATTGGTAGTATTAGTAATGAGAATCCTGTAACTATGGATAAGAAGAAATTATGGTTATATGGTTCAATTGGTgtagtaataatattaataataatatcaatcCCATTAATGAccaaaattttttaa
- a CDS encoding GTPase, putative (SMART pfam:MMR_HSR1 (Pf01926) at aa 409-806, E()=4.90e-28) — MGGGKSQKGGKHGIIGRTLAHDILYRQQSKLNNIIKYKENSVYERNDIDEYIIGKLNNLENYITDRKILREVKNTSITTELYNSIFNEDNKFPLIPIPRRIYNFTTNEKIIITKLNKEQEKLKNQNKKYIKRKNKKIVDQYMHGQFVKSFQYITHKSKSNILNSKYNQSTINTKQSTLNTRDPVDNEDNTQITLNTRDTRDLEDNLDEIDTFSDSTNSINSSDSPDPLDPMESVGPMEPSEPSQPLEPPELPEPSESPEPTDTKDEYYYIKKYNEYIMNESKKIRIEELSVEEWDRIEMCNFYKWRSILSEVELREKSIMTPYEKNLDFWRQLWRVIERSHLILIILDSRDPLFFRVKDLELYIKQINKSKQVRYGACSSSSNNQKPPKGYSYTLRYSLRFPFLAPPGVPLIIYPLVPLAISFLSYIPLVVFYFSPYGESLFLLVLNKADFLTEDLRTKWAEYFTSQGIDYIFFSTIYNSYTNNSTDSSDSSKSVDSVGPVGPVDPVDSYKNKLDNRIYNVELLLQKIKQYKNNFHNSYKEMDEMDRDMDQIDVTDEIGDINNSVNMLEEKYVVGFVGYPNVGKSSLINCLMESTRTLVGIQPGKTKHIQTLILKNTNIILCDCPGLIFPKLVSTKYHLLINNIISTSHFKGDMTIAVQLICNLIPLQICKRYDIDINQCLITIKLPKTNNSSTTGKGANSMGTECTTGKGANSMGMKCTTEGSGTKDSSTKDTEGVITEGTGAVGPSTVTEEEKRILYSIKVLEEICKNRNYISGGKGGQLDYTRACKLIINDYTQGLLLYCKYPPNNTNSSTVSNNTVNSSNSSNTSSSLSLGNTVNSSTGTVSGEMDGMIDELDMKLKIGKTILELKQDEDNVNKWLKQQIHKVFHYGAFPKGAFYTSTVTKFPNT, encoded by the exons ATGGGAGGTGGTAAATCACAGAAAGGTGGTAAACATGGTATAATAGGACGTACATTAGCACatgatatattatatagacaacaatcaaaattaaataatataataaagtaTAAAGAAAATTCAGTATATGAAAGAAATGATATagatgaatatataattgggaaattaaataatttagaaaattatataacagatagaaaaatattaagaGAAGTAAAGAATACAAGTATAACAAcagaattatataatagtatatttaatgaagataataaatttccaTTAATACCAATACCACGTcgaatatataattttacaacaaatgaaaaaataataataacaaaattaaataaagaacaagagaaattaaaaaatcaaaataaaaaatatataaaaagaaaaaataaaaaaattgttGATCAATATATGCATGGTCAATTTGTTAAATcatttcaatatattacacataaatctaaatcaaatatattaaattctaaatatAATCAATCTACTATAAATACTAAGCAATCTACCTTAAATACTAGGGATCCAGTGGATAATGAGGATAATACCCAAATTACCCTAAATACTAGGGATACTAGGGATTTAGAGGATAATTTAGATGAAATTGATACTTTTAGTGATTCTAcaaatagtattaattcATCAGATTCTCCGGATCCCTTGGATCCTATGGAATCTGTAGGTCCTATGGAACCCTCTGAACCTTCTCAACCCTTAGAACCTCCGGAACTCCCAGAACCCTCTGAATCTCCAGAACCCACCGATACTAAAGatgaatattattatataaaaaaatataatgaatatataatgaatgAGAGTAAGAAGATAAGAATAGAAGAATTGAGTGTGGAGGAATGGGATCGTATAGAGAtgtgtaatttttataaatggCGTAGTATATTAAGTGAAGTAGAATTGAGAGAAAAGAGTATAATGACACCATATGAGAAGAATTTAGATTTCTGGCGTCAACTTTGGCGTGTAATTGAACGTAGTCATCTCATTCTAATTATACTTGATTCTAGAGATCCTTTATTCTTTAGAGTTAAAGAtttagaattatatattaaacaaattaataaatctaaacaagttcgttacggtgcttgctccagcAGCTCCAATAACCAGAAACCCCCGAAGGGG TATAGTTATACCCTTAGATATAGCCTTAGATTTCCTTTTTTAGCCCCTCCGGGGGTACctttaattatatatccTCTAGTACCCTTAGCTATATCGTTCCTCAGTTATATACCTTTAGtagttttttatttctccCCTTACGGGGAATCCTTA TTTCTATTGGTATTGAATAAAGCAGATTTTTTAACAGAAGATTTAAGAACAAAATGGGctgaatattttacatcacaa ggaattgattatatatttttttcaacaatatataattcatatactaataatagtaCTGACAGTAGTGATAGTAGTAAATCGGTGGATTCTGTGGGCCCAGTGGGCCCAGTAGACCCGGTAGACTCGTATAAGAATAAATTGGataatagaatatataatgtagaattattattacaaaaaataaaacaatataaaaataattttcataattctTATAAAGAGATGGATGAGATGGATAGAGATATGGATCAGATCGATGTGACGGATGAGATAGGAGATATAAACAATAGTGTTAATATGTTGGAAGAGAAATATGTAGTTGGATTTGTTGGATATCCAAATGTTGGTAAAAgttcattaataaattgtttaatgGAAAGTACAAGAACATTAGTAGGTATACAACCTGGTAAAACTAAACATATACAAACATTAATacttaaaaatacaaatattatattatgtGATTGTCCag gattaatatttccaaaattaGTATCAACaaaatatcatttattaattaataatattatttctaCATCACATTTCAA AGGTGATATGACAATAGCAGtacaattaatatgtaATTTAATACCATTACAAATTTGTAAAAGATATGATATTGATATTAATCAATGTCTAATAACTATTAAATTACCAAAAACTAATAACAGTAGTACCACaggaaagggagctaattctatgggtacagagtgtactacaggaaagggagctaattctatgggtatGAAGTGTACTACTGAGGGAAGtggtactaaggatagtagtactaaggatactgaGGGAGTTATTACTGAGGGAACTGGTGCcgttggaccaagcaccgttacggaggaagaaaaaagaatattatatagtataaaagtattagaagaaatatgtaaaaatagaaattatatatcaGGAGGTAAAGGAGGACAATTAGATTATACAAGAGCATGTAAACttattattaatgattACACACAAggtttattattatattgtaAATATCCTCCAAACAATACTAATAGTAGTACTGTTAGTAATAATACTGttaatagtagtaatagtagtaatacCAGTAGTTCCCTTTCACTTGGTAATACTGTTAATAGTAGTACGGGTACGGTTAGTGGTGAGATGGATGGTATGATTGATGAATTGGatatgaaattgaaaattggtaaaacaatattagaattaaaacaagatgaagataatgttaataaatggTTAAAACAACAAATTCATAAGGTattccattacggtgctt TCCCCAAAGGGGCTTTCTATA caagcaccgtaacgaAATTCCCTAATACTTAA